The proteins below are encoded in one region of Phytoactinopolyspora mesophila:
- a CDS encoding ACT domain-containing protein: MSLIAITVIGHDRPGIIAETTGSLAELGVNLEDSTMTRLRGHFAMMLLCAGDVSVETVEHALAGLSADGTLQVSVREVAEEDAAAPAQRAYVLSVHGGDRPGIVSAMTHAVASFAGNITDLTTRLTGDLYLVVAEVDLPADVAVESLRAELDQVARELGVDMTFRPQETDVL; this comes from the coding sequence GTGAGCCTCATCGCCATCACCGTCATCGGGCACGACCGCCCTGGAATCATCGCCGAAACCACCGGTTCGCTGGCCGAGCTCGGGGTGAACCTCGAAGACTCGACCATGACCCGCTTGCGCGGACACTTCGCCATGATGCTGCTCTGCGCCGGTGACGTCTCGGTAGAGACAGTCGAGCACGCGTTGGCCGGCTTGAGCGCGGACGGCACACTGCAGGTCTCAGTCCGCGAGGTGGCCGAAGAAGACGCCGCGGCTCCGGCGCAGCGTGCCTATGTTCTGAGCGTCCACGGCGGTGACCGGCCGGGCATCGTGTCGGCCATGACCCATGCCGTGGCCAGCTTCGCGGGCAACATCACTGACCTGACCACCCGCCTGACCGGAGACCTCTACCTGGTCGTGGCGGAGGTCGACCTGCCGGCCGACGTGGCGGTGGAGAGTCTCCGCGCCGAGCTGGACCAGGTCGCCCGCGAGCTGGGGGTGGACATGACGTTCCGTCCCCAGGAGACCGACGTCCTGTGA
- a CDS encoding cold-shock protein: protein MAQGTVKWFNAEKGFGFIAREDGPDVFVHYSEIAGDGFRSLEENQQVEFDVTQGAKGPQATGVRAI from the coding sequence ATGGCACAAGGAACCGTCAAGTGGTTCAACGCGGAAAAAGGCTTCGGCTTCATCGCTCGGGAGGACGGCCCGGACGTCTTCGTGCATTACTCGGAGATCGCCGGCGACGGCTTCCGTAGCCTTGAAGAGAACCAGCAGGTCGAGTTCGACGTGACCCAGGGCGCCAAGGGCCCCCAGGCCACGGGCGTACGCGCGATCTGA
- the def gene encoding peptide deformylase — MNLRDWSEHELGAEGRVLAVVHAPNPVLTSSSAAVDPTDPEIVQLAADLVATMRVSPGCVGLAACQVGVDRKVFSVDVTDHPKARTSHGTFVLCNARVVEASRKERGREGCMSVPDLTGDVKRATRLTVVGVLPGTGEEVVVETDAFEARALQHEIDHCEGLLFLDRVAGAHAVFPRKTYL; from the coding sequence GTGAACCTCCGCGACTGGTCCGAGCACGAACTCGGCGCAGAAGGGCGTGTCCTTGCCGTCGTCCACGCTCCGAACCCGGTGCTGACGTCGTCGTCGGCGGCGGTGGATCCGACCGACCCCGAGATCGTCCAGCTGGCCGCCGACCTGGTGGCGACGATGCGAGTCTCGCCCGGCTGTGTCGGCCTCGCGGCTTGCCAGGTCGGCGTCGACCGGAAGGTGTTCAGCGTCGACGTCACCGACCATCCGAAGGCACGCACGTCACACGGCACGTTCGTGCTGTGCAACGCGCGCGTCGTCGAGGCCTCGCGGAAGGAGAGAGGACGTGAAGGCTGTATGTCGGTCCCGGATCTGACCGGTGACGTCAAGCGCGCCACCCGCCTCACCGTGGTGGGCGTGCTGCCCGGCACAGGCGAAGAGGTAGTTGTGGAAACCGACGCCTTCGAGGCACGGGCGCTGCAGCATGAGATCGACCACTGCGAAGGCCTTCTCTTTCTCGACCGGGTGGCCGGCGCGCACGCTGTTTTCCCCCGGAAGACCTATCTTTGA
- a CDS encoding LacI family DNA-binding transcriptional regulator: MPGPTYREIAQALGVSTATVSRALAGELGVSSEMAQRVRDTAASLGYRSNRAAKALRKQRADAIGLVISDVENPFFASVARAIEGVAAEHRHAVLLCNTDEDLDQESLYLDLMIGENVAGVIVAPSAQEIGPLEQLRSAGIPTVTLDRKVAGDPFDAVLVDHRLGARELVAHLVDHGHRQIAAVMGTTAATPSLERLAGCREAIADAASAQLTVIEGTMRQAVGVQGTFELGERLAIETLSQRDRPSAVFCANGLISLGVLRAVRRLGLRVPEDIAVVGFDDQPFFDLLDPPLTVAAQPVEDLGRAAADLLFDRLADSGQDVRSVILPPTIHVRRSCGCPAASASG, translated from the coding sequence ATGCCGGGACCGACGTATCGGGAGATCGCCCAGGCGCTGGGAGTATCGACGGCGACGGTGTCCCGCGCGCTCGCCGGAGAACTGGGGGTCAGCTCCGAGATGGCGCAGCGGGTAAGGGATACCGCGGCGTCGCTCGGTTACCGATCGAACCGCGCCGCGAAGGCCCTGCGCAAGCAGCGAGCAGACGCCATCGGGCTGGTGATCTCCGACGTGGAGAACCCCTTCTTCGCCTCCGTGGCGCGGGCCATCGAGGGCGTTGCGGCAGAGCACCGGCACGCAGTCCTGCTCTGCAATACCGATGAGGATCTCGACCAGGAGAGCCTCTACCTCGATCTGATGATCGGTGAGAACGTGGCCGGCGTCATCGTCGCCCCGTCCGCTCAGGAGATCGGCCCGCTTGAGCAGCTCAGGAGCGCCGGTATCCCCACCGTCACGCTGGATCGCAAGGTGGCCGGGGACCCGTTCGACGCCGTGCTGGTTGATCACCGGCTGGGCGCCCGGGAACTTGTCGCGCACCTGGTCGACCACGGGCACCGGCAGATCGCCGCGGTGATGGGGACGACGGCGGCCACCCCCAGCCTGGAGCGCCTGGCCGGATGCCGTGAGGCGATCGCGGACGCCGCGAGTGCGCAGTTGACCGTCATCGAAGGAACTATGCGCCAAGCCGTGGGCGTCCAGGGCACGTTCGAGTTGGGGGAGCGACTGGCCATCGAAACCCTTTCCCAGCGGGACCGCCCGAGCGCTGTCTTCTGCGCCAACGGCCTCATCTCCCTCGGCGTGCTGCGAGCAGTTCGCCGTCTCGGCCTGCGCGTCCCCGAAGACATCGCCGTCGTCGGCTTTGACGACCAGCCGTTCTTCGATCTGCTCGACCCACCGCTCACCGTCGCGGCGCAACCCGTCGAAGACCTCGGCCGTGCGGCTGCAGACCTGCTCTTCGATCGGCTCGCTGACTCCGGGCAAGACGTTCGAAGCGTGATTCTTCCTCCGACCATTCACGTGCGCCGCTCCTGCGGATGTCCCGCAGCATCGGCGTCCGGCTGA
- a CDS encoding carbohydrate ABC transporter permease produces the protein MSTTLRSHPLRSHPVRDRPGRAAARLTRRQRESLAGYAFVAPSAIGVGIFVMVPMLLAFVLSFTSADGFGRMDFVGLDNYRRMFGDPLFLKSMRVTLLYVGAFVPGLYVLALIMALLVNGNLPGRAFFRAAFFAPYTVSLVVVGLVWRYMLADRVGVVHSWLQAIGIENPPSFLGDPDFALWTVVFISIWFFVGFYMIILLGGLQDIPSELHEAARLDGAGYFRMLFSVVLPLLRPTTFFALVLATIAGLAGLQAFDLIYVMTQGGPANSTSLGIFYIYQQAFRGNQFGYASAMAVWYALALMLLTGIAFWLTKGGRFESDDR, from the coding sequence ATGTCCACCACTCTTCGTTCACACCCGCTTCGTTCACACCCGGTCCGGGACCGGCCGGGCCGAGCGGCGGCGCGTCTGACCCGCCGACAACGCGAGTCTCTGGCCGGCTACGCCTTTGTCGCTCCGTCCGCGATCGGTGTCGGCATCTTCGTCATGGTGCCGATGCTGCTCGCGTTCGTGCTCAGCTTCACATCGGCGGACGGGTTCGGGCGGATGGACTTCGTCGGCCTGGACAACTACCGCCGCATGTTCGGTGACCCGCTGTTCCTGAAAAGCATGCGGGTGACGTTGCTCTACGTCGGGGCGTTCGTGCCAGGTCTGTACGTGCTGGCGTTGATCATGGCGTTGCTGGTCAACGGCAACCTTCCAGGCCGCGCGTTCTTCCGGGCGGCGTTCTTCGCCCCGTACACGGTGAGCCTGGTGGTGGTCGGGCTGGTGTGGCGGTACATGCTGGCCGATCGAGTCGGCGTCGTGCACTCGTGGTTGCAGGCTATCGGGATCGAGAATCCGCCGTCCTTCCTCGGCGATCCGGACTTCGCGCTATGGACCGTCGTCTTCATCAGCATCTGGTTTTTCGTCGGCTTCTACATGATCATTCTGCTAGGCGGCCTGCAGGACATCCCCAGCGAATTGCATGAGGCCGCACGGCTGGACGGCGCCGGCTACTTCCGCATGCTGTTCAGCGTGGTGCTCCCGTTGCTGCGCCCGACGACGTTCTTCGCGCTCGTGCTGGCCACAATCGCCGGCTTAGCCGGGCTGCAGGCGTTCGACCTCATTTATGTCATGACGCAGGGTGGCCCGGCGAACTCCACGAGCCTCGGCATTTTCTACATCTACCAGCAGGCCTTCCGCGGCAACCAGTTCGGATACGCGTCGGCGATGGCGGTCTGGTACGCCCTGGCGCTGATGCTCCTGACCGGTATCGCGTTCTGGCTGACGAAAGGAGGCAGGTTTGAGAGCGACGACCGCTGA
- a CDS encoding glycoside hydrolase family 172 protein, whose product MSQNLPFAIGDDLLGRAAKRRLARSARVSSWDQTGGNEDAFVVMPGETAVLADIEGPGCITHLWFTQTCRRIIGPGLIDPRQAGVAMLEIHNALGVNWEITDPDYYRKVLIRMYWDDQEEPSVVAPLGDFFCVGNSIAGNFASLPFTVSVKDDERLKFGGPAALNCYLPMPFNSRARIEVENQNDVAYVQYYYVDYELYAEPLPEDTLYFHAHWRRENPCDGWGPDLQVNSLETQVPNLDGAGNYVILETEGAGNYIGCNHSVAHFPGTWWGEGDDMIFIDDDVWPPSMHGTGGEDYFNQAWGMQRNAFPFCGTIVHEGDVPGYQVSYRFHLADPVRFDKKIKVTMEHGHANHLADDWASTAYWYQTLPSPRLDMLPVEERLPRRPASPPADGVVLPDRDTLDEVRQAMLRQRDERMNEFERRRAEWLERRAQDTRERQAANAENASRIRASFLEGLR is encoded by the coding sequence GTGTCGCAGAACCTTCCCTTTGCCATCGGTGACGACCTCCTCGGACGGGCGGCCAAGCGCCGCCTGGCACGCAGCGCCCGCGTATCCAGCTGGGACCAGACCGGCGGCAACGAGGACGCCTTCGTCGTCATGCCAGGCGAGACCGCGGTGCTCGCCGACATCGAGGGGCCTGGCTGTATCACGCACCTGTGGTTCACCCAAACCTGCCGCCGGATCATCGGCCCTGGGCTGATCGATCCGCGGCAGGCCGGCGTCGCCATGCTGGAGATCCACAACGCCCTGGGCGTCAACTGGGAGATCACCGACCCGGACTACTACCGCAAGGTGCTGATCCGGATGTACTGGGACGACCAGGAGGAGCCGAGCGTCGTCGCTCCACTGGGCGACTTCTTCTGCGTCGGCAACTCGATCGCGGGCAACTTCGCATCCTTGCCGTTCACCGTCTCCGTCAAGGACGACGAGCGGCTTAAGTTCGGCGGCCCGGCCGCGCTGAACTGCTACCTGCCGATGCCGTTCAACAGCCGGGCGCGCATCGAAGTGGAGAACCAGAACGACGTCGCCTACGTGCAGTACTACTACGTCGACTACGAGCTCTACGCCGAGCCGCTGCCCGAAGACACGCTCTACTTCCACGCCCACTGGCGCCGGGAGAACCCCTGCGACGGGTGGGGCCCGGACCTGCAGGTGAACAGCCTGGAGACACAGGTGCCGAACCTTGATGGTGCGGGCAACTACGTGATCCTGGAGACCGAGGGTGCCGGCAACTACATCGGCTGCAACCATTCCGTGGCGCACTTCCCGGGCACCTGGTGGGGCGAGGGCGACGACATGATCTTCATCGATGACGACGTCTGGCCGCCCAGCATGCACGGAACCGGCGGCGAGGACTACTTCAACCAGGCGTGGGGTATGCAGCGCAACGCGTTCCCGTTCTGCGGCACCATCGTGCACGAGGGCGACGTCCCCGGCTACCAGGTCAGCTACCGTTTCCACCTAGCCGATCCCGTTCGCTTCGACAAGAAGATCAAGGTGACGATGGAGCACGGCCATGCGAACCACCTGGCAGATGACTGGGCGTCGACGGCGTACTGGTACCAGACACTGCCCTCGCCTCGACTCGACATGCTGCCGGTGGAGGAGCGGCTGCCGCGTCGCCCGGCGTCCCCGCCCGCCGATGGCGTTGTTCTGCCGGACCGGGACACGCTGGACGAGGTCCGGCAGGCGATGCTCAGGCAGCGCGACGAACGGATGAATGAGTTCGAACGGCGCCGCGCCGAGTGGCTCGAGCGCCGGGCCCAGGACACGCGTGAGCGGCAGGCCGCCAATGCCGAGAACGCCAGCCGCATCCGCGCGTCGTTCCTCGAAGGCCTGCGGTGA
- a CDS encoding ABC transporter substrate-binding protein encodes MNPRATRRGQLWTPRHSLTRRRFLTTSLGVSAGLAAGASVLASCGNDSSGTTGSSSDTLDFWQWYAPQEGGGYAVEAQNAWFLDLVEEWNQRGGVQIRLTYIPISEYIEGTQLQSAFSAGTGPDIFVISPGDFLRYHNGDVLYDLTDALGDNVDDFYASALSTRTVDGRIYGIPMESEPLTMFYSVQAFEDAGLSEGDIPRTWEELLDVAEKLTTGDQFGVLFETTPNVYQNFTWYPFLWQAGGDVVDESGLSSAFDSPATAEALGFWQDAIERGVAPRTMQGGGGGDLVANLASGYTAMAQMVTAGGSFLEEGAPDFEYGMFPHPVPDLSADPITDMGGWAFCVNKNSAHAEAAAEFCAWALAGDESVDRMVDWAFDAKKSLPVRKSVMQQADDDGLFEQDELMAYAAFDVLGLDPADLDSDDTPFGRGEPRFTPEVVRAVTDAIQAAQLNGTNPAAAAGQAHEEINAALAGYDGAPLGS; translated from the coding sequence ATGAATCCTCGTGCGACGCGTCGCGGCCAGTTATGGACGCCGCGACACAGCCTCACCCGCCGACGTTTCCTCACCACGTCTCTGGGTGTGAGTGCCGGTCTGGCAGCCGGTGCCAGCGTGCTCGCCTCGTGCGGCAACGACAGCTCGGGCACTACCGGCAGCAGCTCGGACACGCTCGATTTCTGGCAGTGGTACGCGCCGCAAGAAGGCGGCGGCTACGCCGTCGAGGCGCAGAACGCGTGGTTCCTCGACCTGGTTGAGGAATGGAATCAGCGTGGCGGCGTGCAGATCCGCCTGACCTATATCCCGATCTCGGAATACATCGAGGGTACCCAGCTGCAGTCGGCCTTCTCCGCTGGGACCGGGCCGGACATCTTCGTCATCAGCCCCGGCGACTTCTTGCGCTATCACAACGGCGACGTGCTGTACGACCTCACCGACGCGCTCGGCGACAACGTGGACGACTTCTACGCCTCCGCGCTGAGCACCCGGACCGTAGACGGGCGGATATACGGGATCCCGATGGAGAGCGAGCCACTCACCATGTTCTACAGCGTGCAGGCATTCGAGGACGCCGGGCTCTCCGAAGGGGACATCCCGCGAACGTGGGAAGAGTTGCTCGACGTGGCGGAGAAGCTGACCACCGGTGACCAGTTCGGTGTGCTGTTCGAGACCACGCCGAACGTCTATCAGAACTTCACCTGGTACCCGTTCCTATGGCAGGCCGGTGGCGACGTGGTCGACGAGTCGGGCCTGAGCTCCGCGTTCGATTCCCCCGCCACCGCCGAGGCGCTGGGATTCTGGCAGGACGCGATCGAGCGCGGTGTCGCGCCACGGACCATGCAGGGCGGCGGTGGCGGCGATCTCGTCGCGAACCTTGCCAGCGGGTACACAGCGATGGCGCAGATGGTGACCGCGGGCGGATCATTCCTCGAGGAGGGCGCGCCCGACTTCGAGTACGGCATGTTCCCGCATCCGGTGCCTGACCTGTCGGCCGATCCGATCACCGACATGGGCGGATGGGCGTTCTGCGTCAACAAGAACAGCGCCCACGCCGAGGCCGCCGCAGAGTTCTGCGCCTGGGCGCTGGCCGGTGACGAGAGCGTCGACCGGATGGTCGACTGGGCGTTCGACGCCAAGAAGAGCCTTCCAGTGCGCAAGTCGGTCATGCAGCAGGCCGACGACGACGGCCTGTTCGAGCAGGACGAGCTCATGGCCTACGCCGCCTTCGACGTGCTCGGGCTCGACCCGGCTGATCTCGACAGCGACGACACACCGTTCGGCCGCGGCGAGCCCCGCTTTACCCCGGAGGTGGTGCGGGCCGTGACCGACGCCATCCAGGCCGCGCAGCTCAACGGCACCAATCCCGCGGCGGCCGCCGGGCAAGCGCACGAGGAGATCAACGCCGCGCTTGCCGGTTACGACGGCGCCCCGCTCGGCTCCTAG
- a CDS encoding carbohydrate ABC transporter permease, with amino-acid sequence MRATTADQIRVRHERPTSESLQRRRSLRISTVIALVLASVLALVQLFPLLWMVSGALKPPEEATSSSLIPESPTLDNIVTVFTRIPFARYLANSLGVSVAVTVLLVGFGAMAGYALARLRFRGREAIFAMFFSTLLVALPVILVPLFYVVSRMGLTDTYAGLILPVAFTAFPVFLMRQFYLSFPRELEEAADLDGAGYLRRFTRVVLPLSKPMLASLGVITFLATWNSFLWPLTVARDRDLWVVQVGIATFQSQYGGEWNLIMAASLLAAIPTLLVFLFLQRQIIESIKASGLKG; translated from the coding sequence TTGAGAGCGACGACCGCTGACCAGATCCGGGTGCGCCACGAGCGGCCGACATCGGAGTCCCTGCAACGTCGCCGCAGCCTGCGCATCTCCACCGTCATCGCGCTGGTTCTGGCAAGCGTGCTGGCGCTGGTGCAGCTGTTCCCGCTGTTGTGGATGGTCTCCGGCGCGCTGAAGCCGCCCGAGGAAGCGACCAGCTCAAGCCTCATTCCCGAGAGCCCGACGCTCGACAACATCGTCACGGTCTTCACCCGGATCCCGTTCGCCCGCTACCTGGCCAACAGCCTGGGCGTGTCGGTGGCGGTGACCGTGCTGCTGGTCGGCTTCGGAGCGATGGCCGGCTACGCGCTGGCCCGGTTGCGGTTCCGCGGCCGGGAGGCGATCTTCGCCATGTTCTTCTCGACGCTGCTGGTGGCCCTGCCGGTGATCCTGGTGCCGCTGTTCTACGTCGTGAGCCGGATGGGGCTGACCGACACCTACGCCGGGCTCATCTTGCCGGTGGCTTTTACCGCGTTCCCGGTGTTCCTGATGCGGCAGTTCTACCTGTCCTTCCCGCGTGAGCTCGAGGAGGCGGCCGACCTCGACGGTGCCGGTTACCTGCGGCGTTTCACCCGTGTGGTGCTGCCCTTGAGCAAGCCGATGCTGGCCTCGCTGGGCGTCATCACCTTCCTCGCCACGTGGAACAGCTTCCTGTGGCCGCTCACGGTGGCCCGGGACCGTGATCTGTGGGTGGTGCAGGTCGGCATCGCCACCTTCCAGAGCCAGTACGGCGGCGAATGGAACCTGATCATGGCTGCGTCGCTGCTTGCGGCCATCCCTACGTTGCTGGTCTTCCTGTTCCTTCAACGCCAGATCATCGAGTCGATCAAGGCGTCGGGCCTCAAGGGCTGA